The following nucleotide sequence is from Agromyces sp. SYSU T00194.
GCACGGTGAACTTGTCGTAGTCGGTGCCGAACAGGCGCTGCACGCGGTCGAGGTCGACCGTTCCGTCGAGGTCGTCGCCCCAGCCGATCGTGAGTCCGACCTTCTGGTCCTCCTCGCGCTCCAGCCCTGCGACCACGGCCTGGTCGATGCCCACGGCTTCGTCGAAGGTCAGCAGGTCGCTGCCGCCACCGACGAGGTACGCCGAGTAGTCGGGGTTGTCGAGCTGCACGAACTTCACGCCGAGCTCGAACAGGTGCTCGATCTCGTCGTGCAGCAGCTCGGCGATGGCGTCGCCCAGGGCGGCCGCGCCCGGGTATGCCCGCACCGTCTTCACCTCGTCGTAGCACTGCGCGGCGAGGTGGGCGGCCGAGGGCAGCTTCACCTTCACCGGGAACCCGGTCTGCTCGAGCATGAAGGTCGCATCGTCGGCGGCGATCGGCTTCGTCAGCTTGAGCGGCGCCTCGACGTACCAGCTGCCGAAGCCACCGGGACCCATGCGGTCGGGGTCGCGCGTGAAGCCCGACACCGAGTGCAGCACCGGGCTGCGGTAGTCGCCGTTGCGGAAGCCGCCGTCGGTGAGGCACGAGAGGGTGAGGTGGCGCTGGGCCTTCACCCAGCCGATGATCGCCTCGTCCTCCGCCTGGCGCAGCTCATCGGCGGAGATCTCGCCGGCTCGCTGCGCCTTCCGTGCACGCTGGAGGTCGTTGGGCCGGATGTCGTCGCCGTGGTTGTCGATCCGGTACGCGTAGTAGTTCGCCATCGTCGGCGCCTCTCTCAGTCGGTGCCGGGGGCGGCCTGCTTGGCGCCCGCCCACTCGGCGAAGTCGGTGTCGTACTCGAGCTCGGCCAGGATGGCCTGGGCGAGCTGCTCGTCCTCCTGCGGAGTGCCGCCCGAGACGCCCACGCCGCCGAGGAACTCGCCGTCGCGCTTCAGGGTGACGCCGCCTCCGGTCGCGACGATCGGGAAGTGGCCCATGGTCGAGACCTGGCTGAAGAACGCCGGGTCGGAGTTCGACCACGGCTTCAGCATGGCGCTGGGGCGCTGCATCACGGCCGACGTGTAGGCCTTCGACAGCGCGATCATGGGGGTCATCGGGCGTGCGCCGTCGAAGCGGCGGATGCTCACGATGAACCCGCCCGAGTCCACGACCGCGATCGAGAGCCCCTTGCCGAGGCGCAACGCCTCGCGCTCGGCGATCGCCATGATCGCCTCTGCGCCTTCCTGCATGACGTCGGCCATCAGGCCACCTCCTCCTTCTGACGCGCGAGGGCGTCGACCAGTTGTTCGACTGCGGTGTTGAACAGCTCGGGGGCCTCCCAGTACATGGAGTGCGGCGCACCCGGCACGACCTCGAGCAGCGAGCCCGGCAGGAGCTCGTGCGCCGCGGTCACCGTCGCGGGGCTGATCACGGCGTCCCGCTCGCCGGCGAGGAAGGCCACGCGGATGCCGGCGGCCGTGATGTCGGCGACGGTCGGGCCGTCGGTCGCGAGGTTCCGCAGGTCCTGCATGCGCGCCCGGTTGAAGGTGCCCTGCTGCGTGAACAGGAACGTCTTCGCGGGCTGCTCCGCCCGGAACGCCGGCGTGAGGAGCCGGTCGATCACCGGGAGCTTCTCGGCCTCGGCCCGGTCGGCGCGCACCAGCGGCGTGACCTCCGGCGCGTCGATGCCGCCGAGCGAGTGGGCGAGCACCACGCCGCGGACGCGCTCGGGCACCCGCAGCGCGGCCTTCAGCGCGGCGGCCGCGCCGATCGACTGGCCCACGAGCACGGCGTCGGTGAGGTCCGCGTCCTCGAGCACCGCGACGATGTCGCCGGGGAAGTTCCGGCTGTCGTAGGTCTCGTCGGAGTCGGAGTTGCCGAACCCGCGCAGGTCGAGGGTGACGACCGCGTGCGTGTCGCGCAGCGCGACGACCTGCTGCCACCACGCCGCGTGGTGGCCGCCGGAACCGTGCACGAACACGATGGGCGAGCCCTCGCCGTGCACCTCGTAGTAAATGGATGTGCCGTCGTTGTCGACTCTGGGCATGAAGCGTCCTTGCTGTGCTTCGGGCGCGCCGGGGCGCACCCGTGGTCGGGTGGGGTCGTGGCGGCGCGGGCTACGCCGGGCGCTTGCCGTGGAAGACGAGCTCGATCATCGTGTGGTCGGGGTCGTGGATGTAGCAGAACTTCGACTGGTTCTCGGGGCGCTCGACCTCGCGCGTGTGGCGGATGCCGAGGCTGTCGAGGTGGCCCATGAAGCCCTCCCAGTCCTCGACCTCGACCGCGAAGTGGTACGGCGCCATGCGGTCCATCTCCTCGACCGGCGTGAAGTGCAGGTCGAAGCGTCCCTTGGTCATGAGGACGACGCGGGTGTTGGACTTCGGCATGACGCGCTTGAGTCCGAACACCTTCGAGTACCACTCGACGGTGCGGTCGACGTTGGTCGTCGGGAAGTTCACGTGGTGGATGTACTTGGGCTCGATGCTGCGGCCCTGGTCGTCGAACTTCGGCTCGGGGAGCGCGAAGCCCTGCTCGACGTGCTTCGGAGCGCTGTCGGTGATGCTCATGCTGCTGGTCCTTCCTGGTCGGTGCCGTCGGGGGCGCCGACGACGGTGTTGGTGAGTGTGCCGATGCCCGTGATCTCGATGTCGATGACATCGCCCACGGACATCTGGGTGTTGCCGTCCGCGCCCATCCACAGCACGTCGCCGGGATGGAGCGTGATGGTCCTCGTCATCTCGACGATGAAGTCGTACGGGTCGAAGATCATGTCGCCGGTCGCGAACGACGCGTCGACCTCGCCGTTGCGGCGCACGGTCGTGGTCGACGCGAGCGGGTCGACCTCGGTCTCGATCCACGGACCCATGGGCTTGAACGTGTCGGAGTTCTTCGCCCGGTAGAACGTGCGGTCGCCGTGCTGCCACTGGCGGGCGCTCACGTCGTTGCCGATCGTCCACCCGAAGACCGCGTCCGCCGCCTGCGCCCGGGTCGCCCGCGTGAGCGTGCGCCCGATCACGGCGACGACCTCGGCCTCGGTCTCGAACCGGCCCTCGATGCCCGCGTGCTTGACGATGTCGTCGCCGTGCGCCGCGAGGGCGCTCTGCGCGCGATAGCCCACCTGCGGGCGGTCGCCGACCTGCACCGGGTCGTACCCGAGCTCGGCGTGGTGGCGGTTGTGCGCCCGGTAGTTGAACCCGGCGGCGTAGAAGGTCGGCGGCACCACGGGCGGCAGCAGGCGAACCGAGGCGAGCGGATGCCGCGCTCCGCGCAGGTGCGTGCGCCACGGGGCATCCGAGATCTCGACGACCTCGTCGCCGACGACCTGCACGAACGTCTCGCGCTCGTCGATCGCGCACCGTGCGTACCGCATGTGTTCGTCGACCCTCCCGCTCAGCGCAGCCTGTGGCTGACGCGCTTGGTCTGGAGGTACGCCTGCACGCCCTCGGGGCCCGACTCGCGGCCGATGCCGCTCTCCTTGAACCCGCCCGACGGCGCCTCGGTGACCGAGCCGCCGCAGTGGTTGATGGAGAGGATGCCGGCCTCGAACCCGCGTGCGAGGATGTCGGCGGTCGACGCCGACTCGGTGAAGCCGTAGGCGGCCAGGCCGAACGGCAGCGAGTTCGCGATGCGGATCGCCTCCTCGACGTCGGTGAAGGTCGTGATCGGCGCGATCGGGCCGAACGGCTCCTCGCGCATGACCTCGGCGTCGAGCGGCACGTTCGTCAGCACCGTGGGCGCGTAGAACTGGCCGCGCTCGCCGAGGCGGGTGCCGCCGAACGCGACGGTCGCGCCGTGCGCGACGGCGTCCTGCACGAGGTGCTCGGTCGACTCGACGCGCTTGGCGTTGATGAGCGAGCCCATCGTGGTCTCGGCCTCGAGCGGGTCGCCGACCACGAGCTCGGAGGCGAGGCGCACCATCTCGGCGATGAACGGCTCGGCGATCGACTCGTGCACGAAGATGCGGCTCGGGGAGGTGCAGACCTGGCCCGCGTTCGCCCACTTCGCGGCGGAGGTGCGGCGGGCGGCCTGCACCGGGTCGGCGTCGGCCGCGATGATCACGGGGGCGTGGCCGCCGAGCTCCATGATCGTCGGCTTCATGAGGGCGCCGGCGCGCGCGTTCAGCTCCTTGCCGACGGGCACCGAGCCGGTGAAGGCGATGAGGCGCGTCTGCGGGGCGTCGATGAGGCGCTCGGCGGTCTCGGCGCCGCGGCCGAAGACGAGGTTGAGCACGCCCTTCGGGAGTCCGGCGTCGTGGAAGACCTCCGCGAGCGCGCAGGCGGTCGCGGGCACCTCCTGCGAGGCCTTGATGACCAGGGCGCAGCCGGCGGCGATCGCGGCCGACATCTTGCGCATGGGCGAGCCGGCGGGGAAGTTCCACGGCACGATCGCGCCGACGACGCCCACCGGCTCGTAGCGCACCGTGAGGTCGGTGTCGATGTCGGCGGGGATGACCCGGCCGTAGATGCGGCGGGTCTCCTGCGCGCACCACTCGAGCGTGCCCGAGACGCGGCGCACCTCGGTGACGGCGGCCTCGAGCGGCTTGCCCTGCTCGATCGCCATGAGCTCGCCGATGCGCTCGGCGCGCTCGCGCAGCAGCGCGACGGCCCGCATGAGGATGCGGCTCTTCTCGAACGGGGAGGTGTCGCGCCAGAGCGGGAAGGCCCGCTCGGCGGCGGCCAGCGCGTCGTCGATGTCGCTCGCCTCGGCGCGCGCCACGTGCCCGACGACCTCGTCGGTCGCGGGGTTCAGCACCTCGAAGCTGCGGCCGGCGGCGCCCTCGCGCCACTCGCCGTCGATGTAGAGGCCCAGTCTGGCGGCCGAGTAGGCCTCGGCGGCGCGGCTGCGGGTGGTGGGCTCGATGAGCGTCATGTCAGTGTCCTCGCGTAGTGGCTGTCTCGGGTGCCGAGGGCTCGTGCACGCCCTCTCGGCCGGGGAAGGTGCCGCGCTCGGCGTCGCGGTTGGTCTCGAGCACCCAGATGTGGTGCGGCGGGGTGGTCTCGTGCACGTTGGGGCCGTAGCTGTCGTCGACCCGGTCCATGTCGGCGGCGTACTCGACGCGGCCGCCGGCGGGGCAGTGCACGAAGCGGAAGACGTTGGACCCGACCGTGTGGCGTCCCAGGCGCCGGGCCTCCCGCCAGCCCTTCTCGATCATGTGGTTGCCGCCCTCGATCACGTCGTCGAAGCCCGAGACCTCGTACGACGTGTGGTTGGTGCCGGCGCGGTCGGGCCGGTGGCAGAGCAGGAAGTTGTGCTGGTCGTCGTCGCCCTCGATCTGCATGAACACGCCCATGGGCTTGACGATGTCGGTGGCGCGGAAGTTCAGGCGGTCGGTGTAGAAGTGCGTCGCTTCCCAGCGACCCTCCTTGGGGATGTTCAGCGCGACGTGGCAGATGCGGATCGGGCGGACGCGGGGGATGGCCGTGTGCGACGCGTTCCAGCGCTCCACGCGGCCGCGGCTGTTGTACTTCCGCACGTCGAAGTCGAGGTGCTCGGGCTCGGTCACCGCGAGGCCCACGCCGTAGCCGGTCTCGTCGACGGTGTGCGCGATGCCGTCGGCGTCGACCGTGACGTCGCGATCGGTGCGCAGGTCGGCCACGAGTGCGTCCAGGGCCTCCTGCGAGTCGACGCCCCAGACGACCTCGCGGATGCCGGGGTTGCCCGGCTCGACCGACGCGGGCAGGTCGGGGTCGTCCATGGGCCGCAGCACCACGGTCTGCCCGACCTGGGTGGTGAGCACCGCCCGCTGGGCGGACTGCTCGCGGAGGGCGAGCCCGAAGTCGATGAAGAAGCGCACGCACTCGTCGATGTCGTCGACGCCGTACGTGACGGACTCGATGCGCTCGATCGCCATGGTGGGCTGCCTTTCAGCGGGTGGGGAGGGGGAGGTCGGCGCCGGCGGTCAGCCGGTCGCGCAGGGCGGTGAGGGTGCGGGTCGCGCGGGCGAGCGCGTCGGGGTCGCCGTCCCACGCCTCGGCGAGCACTCCGGCCCAGCCGGCGCGGAGCGAGGCGAGGGTGTCGTCGGCGGCGCGGGTCGAGAAGATGCGCACGACGCGGCGGTCGTGCTCGTCGGGCACGGACTCGACGAAGCCGCGCTCGCGCAGCTCCTTGAGGGCGGTGCTGACGTTGGCGCGCTGGAGGCCCGTGCGGGTGGCGATCTGCGACGGCGTGCTGCCGGGCGCGCCGTGCACGCAGCTCATGATCTGGCTGAGGTTCTGCGTGAGCGGGGCATCCGAGCCGGCCGCGGCACTGCGCACGCGCATCTCGCGGACGATGTCGTTGGCGACCGCCGCGAGTTCGACGAACGTCGCGTCGACACCGGTGTCGTCCATGGGGCCTCCTCGCCGAGATGGTTATCGATTCATAATCGTATGTCGCGATCGCGACCTCGGCAAGCGGCACGGCGGACGCCGGGCGTCGGCAATGCTTGCGCCGCATGCACTCTCGCCCGACCGACACTGGGACGGACTGCAACGCCCGAAGGAGTGCCGTGCCCGAACCGACCACCCGCCCCGACGTCATCGTGATCCTCGCCGACGACCTCGGGTTCTCCGACCTCGCGTCCTACGGCGGGGAGATCCCCACCCCGCACCTCGACCGGCTCGCGGAGCGGGGCGTGCGGATGACGAGCTTCACCACGACCCCGCGGTGCAGCCCCACGCGCGCGTCGCTGCTCACCGGCCGACACTCGCACGAGGTCGGCATCGGCGTGCTCACGCGCACGGTCGGGTACCGCGGTTCGCTCGACCCCGGCGTGCCCACCCTCGCCACCGTGCTCGCCGATGCCGGCTACCTCACGAGCCTCACCGGCAAGTGGCACCTCTCCGCCGACGTGCGCGAACCGAACGAGACCTGGCCGACCCGACGCGGGTTCGAGGACGTCTTCGCCATCATGGGCGGTGCCACCAGCTACTTCGGCCCGAAGGCGTTCATCCGCGGCGAGGAACCGTTCGACGTGCCGGCCGACGACGCCTTCTACCTCACCGACGCGCTCACCGACCACGCGCTCGAGGTCGTCGACCGCGCCGCGCGCGAGCAGCGGCCCTACTTCCTGTACCTCGCGTACACCGCGCCGCACTGGCCGCTGCAGGCGCCCGAGGCCGACATCGCCGCGCACCGGGGCCGCTACGCCGCGGGGTGGGATGCCGCGCGCGAGGCGCGCGAGCGCCGCCAGGCCGAGCTCGGGTTGTTCCCCGCCCCGTTCCCCGCGTCGCCGCGCGACCCCGAGGAGCCTGCGTGGGACGACGCCGACGACCGCGAGTGGCAGCAGCGCCGCATGGAGGTCTTCGCCGCCCAGGTGACGGCGATGGATCGCGGCATCGGGCGGCTGCTCGACGACCTCGAGGCCCGCGGCGCGCTCGACGACACCCTCGTGCTGTTCCTCTCCGACAACGGGGCGGAGGCCGAGGAGCTGCGGGTGGGGCGGTTCCTCTCCCCGCACGTCACGCCGGCCACCACCCGCGACGGACGCGACGTCTCGATCGGCAACGCCCCGTCGATCGAGCCCGGTCGCGATGACACCTTCACGAGCTACGGGCGCCCGTGGGCGAACCTGTCGAACACGCCGTTCCGGCGGTACAAGAAGTGGGTGCACGAGGGGGGCATCGCGGCGCCGCTGATCGCGTCGTGGCCGGCCGGCGGCATCCCGGAGGGCTCGCTCGTGCACGCGCCGACCCATGTGATCGACCTGCTCCCGACCATCGCCACGGCGACGGGCGCGGATGCCCCCGAGGAGGTCGCGGGCACGGACGTGCTCGACGTGCTGCGCGGCGGCGAGGCATCCGACCGCCCCCTGTTCTGGGAGCACATCGGCAATGCGGCGATCCGCGTCGGCCGCCACAAGCTCGCCCGCGAGTACGGCTCGCCGTGGGAGCTCTACGACCTCGAGGTCGATCGCGCGGAGCTGGACGACCTGGCCGCCCGGAATCCGGAGCTCGTCGCCTCGCTCGCCGCGCAGTGGCAGGAGTGGGCCGACACCCACGGGGTCGTCCCGTTCTCCGAGCTCCAGGACCTCTACGAGGCGCGCGGCCTCCCGCGCTGGCAGGCGCAGAGCTGATCGGATGCCCCCGGGCGCCGCCGCTCTCGTCGGGCCGCACACCCGTGCAGACGCGAGGGCGCCCGTGCCGGATCGACACGGGCGCCCTCGCGTGCGTCAGGCGAGTTGCGTCTCCGCCTCGTGGATCTGGCGGAACGCCTCGCGACGCGCACGCCGCTCGTCGCGGCCCTCGGGCTTCGACGCCGGGCTCGCGCCCAGGAGCTTGCGCGTGTACGGGTGCTGCGGGTTCGTGAACAGCTCCTCGGCCTCGCCGATCTCGACCAGGTGCCCGCGCTGCATGACGGCGATGCGGTCGGAGATGTGGCGCACGATGCCGAGGTCGTGCGCGATGAACAGGTAGCTCACGCCCGTGATCGCCTGGAGGTCGGCGAGCAGGTTGATGATCTGGCCCTGCGTGGAGAGGTCGAGCGCGCTCACCGCCTCGTCGCAGACGACCAGCTTCGGCTCGAGCACCAGCGCCCGGGCGATCGCCACGCGCTGCTGCTGGCCGCCCGAGAGCTCGGCGGGGAACCGGTGCATGTGGTCGGTCGAGAGGCCGACCTGGTCGAACGCCCGCTCGGCTCGCGCGCGGCGCTCGCCGGGGTCGGTCACGCCGTGGGTGCGCAGCGTGTCGTCGACGCACCGGCCCACCACGTGGCGCGGGTTCAGCGACGAGTTCGGGTCCTGGAAGATCGCCTGCACGTCGCGGCGGTACGACAGCGGCGTGCGCCGACCCATCGTCGTCACCTCGGTGCCGGCGAACCGGATGGACCCGGCGGCCGCGTCGTTCAGGCGCAGGATCGCCCGCCCGGTGGTGCTCTTGCCCGAGCCGGACTCGCCGACGAGCCCGAGCGTCTCGCCGGGGCGGATCTCGAAGCTCACGCCGTCGATCGCCCGTGAGACCTTGCGGCGCCACGGCACGGCGCCGGCGGACTCGTACTCGACGGCCAGGTCCTCGACGACGAGCAGGGGCTCGGCGGCGGTGGTCGTCGGCTGCGGGGTGGTCGTGGTCATCGGGGCACCGCCTCGAGGGTCAGCTCGTCGGCCCGGACGCAGCGCACGTCGTCGACGAGGGGGACGGGAGCGGACGTGCACTGCTCGGTCGCGAACGCGCAGCGGTTGGCGAAGTGGCATCCGGTCGGCCACTCGCCCGCGAGCGGCACGCGGCCGGAGATCGTCGGCAGCCGGTCGACCTGCGCGTCCGAGGCGGGGTTCGCCGCCAGGAGCGCCGACGTGTACGGGTGCCGGGGAGCGTGGAAGAGGTCGGTCGTGGTGCCGACCTCGACGATCTCGCCGGCGTACATGATCGCCGCCCGGTCGCAGGTCTCGGCGACCACGCCGAGGTCGTGCGTGATGAGCAGCACGCCCATGCCGTACTCGTCGCGGAGGTCGAGGATGAGGTCGAGCACCTGCGCCTGCGTGGTGACGTCGAGCGCCGACGTCGCCTCGTCGGCGATGAGCAGCTTCGGGTCGGCGGCCAGCGCCATCGCGATCGCGACGCGCTGCGCCATGCCTCCCGAGAACTGGTGCGGGTAGTGGTCCAGCCGCGAGCGCGGCTCGGTCACGCCGACCCGGTCGAGCAGCTCGACCGCGCGCTCGCGCGCCTCGGAGACCGACATGCCCTTGTGCTCGCGCAGCGGCTCGATGAGCTGCTTGCCGACCGTGTGCACGGGCGACAGCGCCGACAGCGGGTCCTGGAAGACGACGCCGATGCCCGCGCCGCGCACGGCGCGCAGCGCCTTCTGCGATCGGAACGCGATCTGGTCGCCGTCGAACATGATCGACCCGGCCGCCAGGCGCGTCCGCGGCGGGAGGAGGCCCATGACGGCCTTCGCGAACATCGACTTGCCCGAGCCCGACTCGCCGAGCAGGCCGACGATCTCGCCGGGCCCGATCGACAGGTTGGCGCCCGAGACCAGCGGCACGACATCGCCCTCGGGGCGCTCGAGCGAGACCGAGAGGCCGCGGACGTCGAGCACCGCGCCCTCGACCGGGTCGGGGAGCGTCTCGGTCGCGCCGGTGGGCGTGCGGAACTCGTCGGCCGAGGCGTCCCACGGGCCACGTGCATCGGGGGCGGCGTCGTCGGCGCTCTGCGCGCCCATCGAGTACGTCTGGCCGGGCAGCGTCGCGGCCGACGCGGTCGGGGCGTTGCTCATGGAGGGGAGTTCGCCCGTGGTCAGCCTCTTCCGCGGCGACTTCCGCACGCCGCCGGTGATGGCGTCGTTCAGCCCGTCGCCGAACAGGTTGAAGGCGAGCACCGTGACGATGATGGCGATGCCGGGCGGGAACGCGAGGAAGGGCTGCTGGGCCTGGTGCTCGACCGCGCCGCTCAGCATGCCGCCCCACGTGGGGGTGTCGCGGTCGAGGCCGACGCCGAGGAAGCTGAGGCCCGACTCGATCATGATCGCCGAGCCGAAGAACACGGCCGCCTGGATGATGATCGGGCCGACGAGGTTCGGGAGCACCTGGCGGAAGATGATCACCCGCTCCTTCATGCCCACCACGTGCGCCGACTCGACGTAGAGCTTGTGGCGCTCGGTCAACGTGACCGCACGGGTCAGTCGCGCGAAGCCCATCGTGAAGATGAGGCCGATCGCGAACATCAGCGTCCAGAGGCTGCGCCCGAGGATCGCGATGACGGCGAGGGCGACCAGGATGCCCGGCAGCGCCTGGGCGACGTCGACGAGACGCGAGCCGAGCCGGTCGGTCCAGCCGCCGCGGTACCCGAGCAGGAGTCCGATCGGCACGCCCAGGAGCGCGGCGATGACGACCGAGCCCAGCGCGACCACGAGCGCCACACGCGTGCCGTAGAGGAGCCGGCTGAACTCGTCCTGCCCGAGGTCGTTCGTGCCGAGCCAGTGTGCGGCCGTCGGCCCCGACAGGAGCGTCGAGTAGTCCGACTGGTTCGGGTCGTACGGTGCGATGAGCGGCGCGAAGATCGCGACCAGCGCGAGGAAGACGATCACGAAGAACGCCGTGACCGTCAGCGGCTGGCGCCGCACCCGGTCGTAGATGCGCTTGGTGCTCGACGGGGACTTCGTCCCCTTCGCCGGCTTCGGCGCGCGCGCGAGGTTGATGCTGTACGTGTCGGTCATTCGGGGCGCGCCTTCGGGTTGAGCAGGCCGTAGCAGATGTCGAGCACGAGGTTCACGAGGATCACGATCACGGCGATCATGAGCACGCCGCCCTGCACGACCGGGAAGTCCTTGCCGATGACGCTGCGGAGCATGAGGTCGCCGATGCCCGGGAACGCGAACACCTGGCCGACGACGAAGCTCGCGCCGATCAGGATGCTCACGGTGAGTCCCGTCGAGGCGAGCACGGGGATGAGCGCGTTCTTCAGGCCGTAGCGGAAGATCACGCGGCGACGCGACATGCCGGTCGCTGTGAGCGTGTCGACCCAGCGGGCCGAGAGCGTCTCGGCCATCGACGTGCGCATCGATCGTGCGATGAGCGCGGCCGAGCCGACGCCGAGCGCGATCGACGGCAGGATGAGGCCCTGCGCCCACTTGAGCGGATCGACCTCGATGGGCGTGTACGCGAGTACCGGCACCCAGCCGAGCTGCACCGAGAACACGAGCAGCAGGATGATGCCGAGCCAGAACTCCGGGATCGCGACCGTGATCGCGGTGACGGTGGTCGTCACCCGGTCGGTGGTCGAGCCGGGGCGGGTGCCGCCGAGCAGGCCGAGCGTGAGGCCGATCAGGACGGCGACGACGAGGCCGCCGAAGACGAGCGACAGTGTCGCCGGCATCCGCTCGAGCAGCATGTCGGTGACCGGTCGGCCGACGGCGTACGAGTTGCCGAGGTCGCCCTGGAACGCGGCGCCGAACCACGTGAACATCCGCGACCAGAACGGCTGGTCGAGGCCGAGTTGCGCCTCGACGGCGGCGATGCGTTCGGGGTTCGCCGATGTGCCGAGGATCGCAGCTGCTGGGCTGCCGGGCACCAGGTAGGTCATCAGGAAGACGACCAGGGCGACCAGGATGAGCTGGGGGACCGCAAGGGCGAGGCGGAAGGAGATGAGCTTGCCCATCAGTCCTCCCACCTCGCCGTGTACTGCATGTGTGTCACTTGAATCCGTGTGTCGAATCAGCCCGCGGGAGTGATCTCACGAAGGTTGAGGTTGTTCGCCTCGAACGGGTAGGCCGGGGCCTCGACGTTCGCGACGGTGTCGGAATTGTAGGCGATGACCTCGAAGCCGCGAGCGTGTGCACAGGTGAGCGCCTCGTCCGCGATGATCTTCGTCACGTCGGCCCACAGCGCGTCGGCCTCCTCGGAGTCGCCGGCGGCGATGGCCGCATCGGCGGCCGACTTCAGCTCGTCGCTCTCCTCGCCCGACGGGTTGCCGCCGGCGTCGGCCGCGAACCACGCCTTGTACCACTCGAACGGCGTCAGCTCGTCGTTGGAGCCCAGTCCGATCGGGTAGGTGCCGCTGTTCCAGCCCTGGAACCACTCGGGCGGCGGAACGGTCGAGACCGAGATGCCGAACCCGTCGAG
It contains:
- a CDS encoding dipeptide/oligopeptide/nickel ABC transporter permease/ATP-binding protein, coding for MTDTYSINLARAPKPAKGTKSPSSTKRIYDRVRRQPLTVTAFFVIVFLALVAIFAPLIAPYDPNQSDYSTLLSGPTAAHWLGTNDLGQDEFSRLLYGTRVALVVALGSVVIAALLGVPIGLLLGYRGGWTDRLGSRLVDVAQALPGILVALAVIAILGRSLWTLMFAIGLIFTMGFARLTRAVTLTERHKLYVESAHVVGMKERVIIFRQVLPNLVGPIIIQAAVFFGSAIMIESGLSFLGVGLDRDTPTWGGMLSGAVEHQAQQPFLAFPPGIAIIVTVLAFNLFGDGLNDAITGGVRKSPRKRLTTGELPSMSNAPTASAATLPGQTYSMGAQSADDAAPDARGPWDASADEFRTPTGATETLPDPVEGAVLDVRGLSVSLERPEGDVVPLVSGANLSIGPGEIVGLLGESGSGKSMFAKAVMGLLPPRTRLAAGSIMFDGDQIAFRSQKALRAVRGAGIGVVFQDPLSALSPVHTVGKQLIEPLREHKGMSVSEARERAVELLDRVGVTEPRSRLDHYPHQFSGGMAQRVAIAMALAADPKLLIADEATSALDVTTQAQVLDLILDLRDEYGMGVLLITHDLGVVAETCDRAAIMYAGEIVEVGTTTDLFHAPRHPYTSALLAANPASDAQVDRLPTISGRVPLAGEWPTGCHFANRCAFATEQCTSAPVPLVDDVRCVRADELTLEAVPR
- a CDS encoding ABC transporter permease, which encodes MGKLISFRLALAVPQLILVALVVFLMTYLVPGSPAAAILGTSANPERIAAVEAQLGLDQPFWSRMFTWFGAAFQGDLGNSYAVGRPVTDMLLERMPATLSLVFGGLVVAVLIGLTLGLLGGTRPGSTTDRVTTTVTAITVAIPEFWLGIILLLVFSVQLGWVPVLAYTPIEVDPLKWAQGLILPSIALGVGSAALIARSMRTSMAETLSARWVDTLTATGMSRRRVIFRYGLKNALIPVLASTGLTVSILIGASFVVGQVFAFPGIGDLMLRSVIGKDFPVVQGGVLMIAVIVILVNLVLDICYGLLNPKARPE